Proteins from one Mycobacterium sp. SMC-2 genomic window:
- a CDS encoding MmpS family transport accessory protein, which yields MGTTLADLDKVRDYPDDETDELYRADSYPEGDYTWTGWPAELRWRPATAILGAVVAVGAIATAVIINSGDSASTKATVAPAQQPVTSAPATTKSSVPPSAQPSPSRAPQLPPETFTTVTAPSASPTLAPTGTPTAAPPLTLTPPPSAALNPRTVVYSVTGSKQLLDLVNIVYTDGSGYSQTEFNVSLPWTKAVILNPGVQTPSVVATSFYGRLNCSIVNAAGQLVAASTTNSNMATCTR from the coding sequence ATGGGCACCACACTGGCCGATCTCGACAAGGTGCGGGACTACCCCGACGACGAGACCGACGAGCTCTACCGAGCCGACTCCTACCCCGAGGGCGACTACACCTGGACCGGCTGGCCGGCCGAGCTCCGCTGGCGCCCCGCCACGGCGATCCTTGGCGCGGTGGTTGCCGTCGGCGCGATCGCGACCGCCGTCATCATCAACAGCGGCGACAGCGCCTCGACCAAGGCCACCGTGGCGCCGGCCCAGCAACCGGTGACGTCCGCGCCGGCCACCACGAAGAGCTCCGTGCCGCCCAGCGCGCAGCCCAGCCCCTCGCGCGCGCCGCAGCTGCCGCCGGAAACGTTCACCACCGTGACCGCCCCGAGCGCCTCACCGACCCTGGCGCCGACGGGGACGCCCACCGCCGCTCCGCCCCTGACGCTGACGCCCCCGCCGTCGGCCGCGCTGAACCCGCGCACCGTCGTCTACAGCGTGACCGGCTCCAAGCAGCTGCTGGACCTGGTGAACATCGTCTACACCGATGGGAGCGGTTACTCCCAGACCGAGTTCAACGTGTCGCTGCCGTGGACCAAGGCGGTGATCCTCAACCCCGGCGTCCAGACCCCATCGGTCGTCGCCACCAGCTTCTACGGCCGGCTCAACTGCTCGATCGTCAACGCCGCCGGTCAACTGGTGGCCGCGTCGACCACCAACTCGAACATGGCGACCTGCACGCGCTGA
- a CDS encoding ParA family protein: protein MAKARVLAVANQKGGVAKTTTVASLGAAMVDEGQRVLLVDLDPQGCLTFSLGHDPDKLPVSVHEVLLGDVEPNAALVTTMEGMTLLPANIDLAGAEAMLLMRAGREYALKRALAKLSDDFDVVIIDCPPSLGVLTLNGLTAADEVIVPLQCETLAHRGVGQFLRTVADVQQITNPELRLLGALPTLYDSRTTHTRDVLLDVADRYNMPVLAPPIPRTVRFAEASASGSSVMAGRKNKGASAYADLAKALLKHWKTGKPLPTFAVEV, encoded by the coding sequence ATGGCTAAGGCCCGGGTATTGGCGGTGGCCAACCAGAAGGGCGGCGTCGCCAAGACGACGACGGTCGCCTCCCTGGGCGCGGCGATGGTGGACGAGGGCCAACGGGTGCTGCTGGTCGACCTGGATCCGCAGGGCTGTTTGACCTTCTCGCTCGGCCACGATCCCGACAAACTCCCGGTGTCGGTGCACGAGGTGCTGCTCGGTGACGTCGAGCCCAACGCCGCGCTGGTCACCACGATGGAGGGGATGACCCTGCTGCCCGCCAACATCGACCTGGCGGGAGCCGAGGCGATGCTGCTGATGCGCGCCGGCCGCGAATATGCGCTCAAACGCGCGCTGGCCAAGCTCTCCGACGACTTCGACGTGGTCATCATCGACTGTCCGCCGTCGCTGGGCGTGCTCACCCTCAACGGGCTGACCGCCGCCGACGAGGTGATCGTGCCCCTGCAATGCGAGACGCTCGCGCACCGCGGTGTCGGCCAGTTCCTGCGCACCGTCGCCGACGTCCAGCAGATCACCAACCCGGAGCTGCGGCTGCTGGGCGCGTTGCCGACGCTGTACGACTCGCGGACCACCCACACCCGCGACGTGTTGCTGGACGTCGCCGACCGCTACAACATGCCGGTGCTGGCTCCGCCGATTCCGCGCACCGTGCGTTTCGCCGAGGCCAGCGCCTCGGGCTCGTCGGTGATGGCCGGGCGCAAGAACAAGGGCGCGTCGGCCTACGCCGACCTGGCGAAGGCGCTGCTCAAGCACTGGAAGACCGGCAAGCCGCTGCCGACGTTCGCCGTCGAGGTCTAG
- a CDS encoding DUF3107 domain-containing protein, producing the protein MEVKIGITDSPRELVLSSAQTPAEVEELVSTALSEGPGLLRLTDERGRRFLVHTSKIAYVEIGPADARRVGFGIGAEVTKLTGKGAKGE; encoded by the coding sequence GTGGAGGTCAAGATCGGTATTACGGACAGTCCGCGCGAGCTGGTTCTCTCCAGCGCGCAGACGCCGGCCGAAGTCGAAGAGCTCGTCAGCACCGCGCTGAGCGAGGGACCGGGCCTGCTGAGGCTGACCGACGAGCGGGGGCGTCGCTTCCTCGTTCACACCAGCAAGATCGCCTACGTCGAGATCGGTCCCGCCGACGCGCGCCGAGTCGGCTTCGGCATCGGCGCCGAAGTCACCAAACTCACGGGCAAGGGCGCTAAAGGCGAGTAA
- a CDS encoding TetR/AcrR family transcriptional regulator, translated as MSELAKPAARRAVKSGDRSRSGDGIAASNRRGNRLPRDERRGQLLIVASDVFVDRGYHAAGMDEIAERAGVSKPVLYQHFSSKLELYLAVLARHVENLVSGVQQALNTTTDNRRRLHAAVQAFFDFIEHDSQGYRLIFENDYVTEPEVAAQVRVATESCIDAVFALISADSGLDPHRARMIAVGLVGISVDCARYWLDSDRPISKADAVEGTVAFAWGGLSHVPLTRL; from the coding sequence ATGAGCGAACTCGCCAAACCCGCGGCGCGGCGTGCCGTCAAATCGGGCGACCGCAGTCGGTCCGGGGACGGCATTGCGGCTTCGAACCGGCGCGGCAACCGGTTGCCGCGAGATGAGCGTCGCGGTCAGCTGCTCATCGTCGCCAGCGACGTCTTCGTCGACCGCGGCTACCACGCCGCCGGCATGGACGAGATCGCCGAGCGGGCCGGAGTCAGCAAACCGGTTCTGTATCAACACTTTTCGAGTAAACTCGAGCTCTACCTGGCCGTGCTCGCCCGGCACGTCGAGAACCTCGTCTCGGGGGTGCAGCAGGCGTTGAACACCACCACCGACAACCGCAGGCGGCTGCACGCGGCGGTCCAGGCGTTCTTCGACTTCATCGAGCACGACAGCCAGGGTTACCGGCTGATTTTCGAGAACGACTACGTCACCGAGCCTGAGGTGGCCGCGCAGGTGCGGGTCGCCACCGAATCGTGCATCGACGCGGTGTTCGCCTTGATCAGCGCGGATTCGGGGCTCGACCCGCACCGCGCCAGGATGATCGCGGTGGGACTGGTCGGCATCAGCGTGGACTGCGCTCGGTACTGGCTCGACTCCGACCGCCCGATTTCCAAGGCCGACGCCGTCGAGGGCACCGTCGCATTCGCCTGGGGCGGGCTGTCACACGTGCCGCTTACTCGCCTTTAG
- a CDS encoding acid phosphatase, with the protein MGLHNHRLVLLRHGETEWSKSGRHTGRTDLELTDTGRVQAELAGRVLRELNLADPLVVSSPRIRALTTAKLAGLAVDEVSALLAEWDYGSYEGLTTPQIHESVPDWLVWTNGCPGGESVAQVSDRADRAVAFALEHMSSRDVVFVGHSHFSRSVITRWVELPLVEGSRFWMLAGSIAVCGFEHGVRQLAALGLTSQPQAIKPG; encoded by the coding sequence ATGGGCTTGCACAACCACCGCTTGGTCCTGCTCCGCCACGGCGAGACGGAGTGGTCGAAATCCGGCCGGCACACGGGTCGCACCGACCTCGAGCTCACCGACACCGGCCGCGTCCAGGCCGAGCTCGCCGGCCGTGTCCTGCGCGAGCTGAACCTGGCGGACCCGTTGGTGGTCAGCAGCCCGCGCATACGCGCCCTAACCACAGCCAAGCTGGCCGGGCTCGCCGTCGACGAGGTCTCTGCACTGCTGGCCGAGTGGGATTACGGTTCCTACGAGGGATTGACCACCCCGCAGATCCACGAATCGGTTCCCGATTGGCTGGTCTGGACGAACGGCTGCCCCGGCGGCGAGAGCGTGGCGCAGGTGAGCGACCGGGCCGACCGCGCCGTGGCGTTCGCGCTGGAGCACATGAGCTCGCGAGACGTGGTGTTCGTGGGCCACAGCCACTTCTCCCGCTCGGTCATCACCCGCTGGGTGGAGCTGCCGCTCGTCGAGGGCAGCCGGTTCTGGATGCTGGCCGGCTCCATCGCCGTATGCGGCTTCGAGCATGGCGTGCGACAGCTCGCCGCGCTCGGATTGACCAGCCAGCCACAGGCGATCAAGCCCGGGTGA
- a CDS encoding isochorismate synthase MenF, producing MSAQPPFALCGPKQTLVAEGVRARYREVAAAQDALRSASSPIVLGALPFDVNRPAALLTPGAVRRSDAPPDWPTGPLPRVRVAAADPAPSDYRCRVSRARDRLRAPDSPLRKVVLSRALRLVADAPLDARVILRRLIAADPAAYGYLVDLTAAGDDYAGVALVGASPELLVARSGDRVTCRPFAGSAPRAADPDVDAANGAALAGSAKDRHEHQLVIETIRTALEPLCDELTIAAEPELSRTAAVWHLCTPIDGRLRGTSTTAIDLALALHPTPAVGGVPTKAALELIAEMDGDRGFYAGTVGWCDARGDGCWVVSIRCAQLSADRRTALARSGGGIVAESDPDEEVAETTTKFATILTALDVEQ from the coding sequence GTGAGCGCCCAGCCGCCGTTCGCGCTGTGCGGACCTAAGCAAACCCTGGTCGCCGAGGGGGTGCGGGCGCGCTACCGCGAAGTGGCAGCGGCGCAAGACGCCCTGCGGTCGGCGTCGTCGCCAATAGTGTTGGGCGCGTTACCTTTTGACGTCAATCGGCCCGCGGCGCTGCTGACACCGGGCGCCGTGCGCCGCAGCGACGCGCCGCCGGACTGGCCGACTGGCCCGCTGCCCCGGGTGCGGGTCGCCGCCGCCGACCCTGCACCGTCCGACTACCGGTGCCGCGTCAGCCGGGCACGCGATCGGCTGAGGGCGCCGGACAGCCCGCTGCGCAAGGTGGTGTTGTCCCGCGCGCTAAGGCTGGTCGCCGACGCTCCCCTGGACGCCCGCGTCATCCTGCGCCGGCTCATCGCCGCGGACCCGGCCGCATACGGCTACCTGGTCGACCTGACCGCCGCCGGCGATGACTACGCGGGCGTGGCGCTGGTGGGCGCCAGCCCGGAGCTGCTGGTGGCGCGCTCCGGGGACCGTGTCACGTGCCGGCCGTTCGCCGGTTCGGCACCCCGCGCGGCCGACCCGGATGTCGACGCCGCCAACGGCGCCGCGCTGGCCGGTTCCGCCAAGGACCGGCACGAGCATCAGCTGGTGATCGAGACCATCCGGACCGCCCTGGAGCCGCTGTGCGACGAGTTGACGATCGCGGCCGAACCCGAGTTGAGCCGCACCGCGGCGGTGTGGCACCTATGCACCCCCATCGACGGCCGGCTCCGCGGCACCTCAACCACCGCAATCGATCTGGCCCTGGCGCTGCATCCCACCCCGGCGGTGGGCGGGGTGCCGACCAAGGCCGCGCTCGAGCTCATCGCCGAGATGGACGGCGACCGCGGCTTCTACGCGGGGACGGTGGGCTGGTGCGACGCGCGGGGCGACGGATGCTGGGTGGTGTCCATCCGGTGTGCGCAGCTGTCGGCGGACCGCCGCACCGCGCTCGCCCGCTCCGGTGGCGGTATTGTCGCCGAATCCGACCCCGATGAGGAAGTCGCGGAAACGACGACGAAATTCGCCACCATCCTCACCGCATTGGACGTCGAGCAATGA
- a CDS encoding DUF3152 domain-containing protein: protein MSQRPSPGTGRVPVLRDEWREPLRALRDPIARDGGRTRADRERPRQWRKQTWLGRFVSTYGWRAYALPVLSALTVVVVHQAVTGTSAMKPTANQPIQSPQAIGAVGTSIIDAPPRGLAAFDANLPAGTLPDGGPFTEAGDKTWRVVPGATPQTGQGTVKVFRYTVEVEDGIDPTMFGGDNAFAEMVDQTLANPKGWTHNPQFAFVRIDAPSGGKPDFRISLVSPVTVREGCGYEFRLETSCYNPSFGKDRQARVFINEARWVRGAVPFEGDIGSYRQYVINHEVGHAIGYLRHEPCEQQGALAPVMMQQTFSTSNDDAAKFDPDFVKADGKTCRFNPWPFPIA, encoded by the coding sequence ATGTCCCAGCGGCCCTCGCCCGGCACCGGTCGCGTCCCGGTGCTGCGGGACGAGTGGCGGGAACCGCTTCGGGCCCTGCGTGACCCGATCGCCCGCGACGGCGGACGGACCCGGGCCGACCGGGAGCGCCCGCGCCAGTGGCGCAAACAGACATGGCTGGGACGGTTCGTATCCACCTACGGCTGGCGCGCTTACGCGCTGCCCGTTTTGTCGGCGCTCACCGTGGTGGTCGTCCACCAGGCGGTGACCGGCACCAGCGCGATGAAGCCGACGGCGAATCAGCCCATCCAGAGTCCGCAGGCGATCGGCGCGGTGGGCACCTCGATCATCGACGCGCCACCTCGCGGGCTCGCCGCGTTCGACGCCAACCTGCCGGCCGGGACGCTGCCCGACGGCGGCCCCTTCACCGAGGCGGGCGACAAGACGTGGCGCGTCGTGCCCGGCGCGACGCCGCAGACCGGCCAGGGCACCGTCAAGGTGTTCCGGTACACCGTCGAGGTGGAGGACGGCATCGACCCCACGATGTTCGGCGGCGACAACGCTTTTGCCGAGATGGTCGACCAGACGTTGGCCAATCCCAAGGGCTGGACCCACAATCCGCAATTCGCGTTCGTCCGGATCGACGCACCTAGTGGGGGCAAGCCCGACTTCCGCATCTCACTGGTGTCCCCGGTGACGGTCCGCGAGGGCTGCGGCTACGAATTCCGGCTGGAGACCTCCTGCTACAACCCGTCCTTCGGCAAAGACCGGCAGGCGCGGGTCTTCATCAACGAGGCGCGCTGGGTGCGCGGAGCCGTCCCGTTCGAGGGGGACATCGGCTCCTATCGCCAATACGTGATCAACCACGAGGTCGGCCACGCCATCGGGTACCTGCGCCACGAGCCGTGCGAGCAGCAGGGCGCTCTGGCGCCGGTGATGATGCAGCAGACGTTCTCCACGTCGAACGACGATGCCGCGAAGTTCGACCCGGATTTCGTCAAGGCCGACGGGAAGACCTGCCGGTTCAACCCCTGGCCGTTCCCGATCGCCTAG
- a CDS encoding ferritin-like domain-containing protein, with protein MTRPSSADPVDDSPASRLSADHPGVNELFAVLAYGEIAAFYRLTDEARMAPDLRGRISMASMAAAEMQHYELLRDALERRGVDVVSAMSKYVSALENYHRLTMPSTWLEALVKTYVGDALAADLYLEIADGLPDEVADVVRAALSETGHSQFVVAEVRAAVTASGKQRSRLALWSRRLLGEAITQAQYVLAEHDELVDLVVSGPGGLGQLTAFFDRLQRTHDRRMRELGLG; from the coding sequence ATGACCCGGCCCTCCTCCGCCGACCCGGTTGACGATTCGCCCGCCTCTCGCCTGTCGGCCGACCACCCGGGCGTCAACGAGTTGTTCGCGGTCCTGGCATACGGCGAGATCGCCGCGTTCTATCGGCTCACCGACGAGGCGCGGATGGCCCCCGACCTGCGCGGACGGATTTCAATGGCGAGCATGGCCGCCGCCGAGATGCAGCACTATGAGCTGCTGCGCGACGCGCTGGAACGCCGGGGCGTCGACGTGGTGTCGGCGATGTCGAAGTACGTCTCGGCGCTGGAGAACTACCACCGGCTGACGATGCCGAGCACATGGCTGGAAGCGTTGGTGAAGACCTACGTGGGTGACGCACTGGCCGCCGACCTCTACCTCGAGATCGCCGACGGGCTGCCCGACGAGGTTGCCGACGTCGTGCGCGCGGCGCTGTCGGAGACCGGGCACTCGCAGTTCGTGGTCGCCGAGGTGCGGGCCGCGGTGACCGCCAGCGGCAAGCAGCGCAGCCGGCTGGCGCTGTGGTCCCGCCGCCTGTTGGGCGAGGCGATCACCCAGGCGCAGTACGTGCTGGCCGAGCACGACGAGCTGGTCGACCTGGTGGTGTCCGGCCCCGGGGGCCTGGGCCAGCTCACCGCCTTCTTCGACCGGCTGCAGCGGACGCACGACCGGCGGATGCGCGAACTGGGTCTGGGCTGA
- a CDS encoding DEAD/DEAH box helicase, with product MSTLTSTTELTFAGLGVRDEIVRALAEKGIERPFAIQELTLPLALAGDDLIGQARTGMGKTFAFGVPLLQRITAGSDARPLNGTPRALIVVPTRELCLQVHGDLSTAAQYLKAEGDRPLSVVSIYGGRPYEPQIEALRAGADVVVGTPGRLLDLSQQGHLQLGGLSVLVLDEADEMLDLGFLPDIERILRQIPVDRQSMLFSATMPDPIITLARTFMNQPTHIRAEAPHSAATHDTTEQFVYRAHALDKVELVSRVLQAEGRGATMIFTRTKRTAQKVADELAERGFKVGAVHGDLGQIAREKALKAFRSGDIDVLVATDVAARGIDIDDVTHVINYQIPEDEQAYVHRIGRTGRAGKTGVAVTLVDWDELPRWSMIDKALGLNCPEPAETYSNSPHLYEELGIPAGAGGGVGTPKKSQGQRRTGEREGQKAERSARSRSGAPRRRTRGGQPVTGHPGGNGAAGTANGEAAAEAPGKSGTPRRRRRRRKPAEAGAQAN from the coding sequence ATGAGCACACTCACCAGCACAACTGAATTGACTTTTGCCGGCCTCGGCGTCCGCGACGAAATCGTGCGCGCCCTCGCGGAAAAGGGCATTGAGCGCCCCTTCGCGATCCAGGAACTCACCCTGCCGCTGGCGCTCGCCGGCGACGATCTGATCGGCCAGGCCCGCACCGGCATGGGCAAGACCTTCGCTTTCGGCGTGCCGCTGCTGCAGCGCATCACGGCCGGCAGCGACGCTCGCCCGCTCAACGGCACACCACGGGCCCTGATCGTGGTGCCGACCCGCGAGCTGTGCCTGCAGGTCCACGGTGACCTCTCCACCGCGGCCCAGTACCTCAAGGCCGAGGGCGATCGTCCGCTGAGCGTCGTCTCCATCTATGGCGGCCGTCCCTACGAGCCGCAGATCGAGGCGCTGCGCGCCGGCGCCGACGTCGTGGTGGGCACCCCCGGCCGGCTGCTCGATTTGAGCCAGCAGGGCCACCTGCAGCTCGGCGGGCTGTCGGTCCTGGTGCTCGACGAGGCCGACGAGATGCTCGACCTGGGCTTTTTGCCCGACATCGAGCGCATCCTGCGCCAAATCCCCGTCGACCGGCAGTCGATGCTGTTCTCGGCCACCATGCCGGACCCGATCATCACGCTGGCCCGCACCTTCATGAACCAGCCCACCCACATTCGCGCGGAGGCGCCGCACTCGGCGGCGACGCACGACACCACCGAGCAATTCGTCTACCGCGCGCACGCCCTGGACAAGGTGGAGCTGGTGAGCCGGGTGCTGCAGGCCGAGGGCCGCGGCGCGACGATGATCTTCACCCGCACCAAGCGCACCGCGCAGAAAGTCGCCGACGAGCTCGCCGAGCGGGGCTTCAAGGTCGGGGCCGTGCACGGGGACCTCGGGCAGATCGCGCGTGAGAAGGCCCTCAAGGCCTTCCGGTCCGGGGACATCGACGTGCTGGTGGCCACCGACGTCGCCGCGCGCGGCATCGACATCGACGACGTCACCCACGTCATCAACTACCAGATCCCCGAGGACGAACAGGCCTACGTGCACCGCATCGGCCGCACCGGCCGCGCCGGCAAGACCGGTGTCGCGGTCACCCTGGTGGACTGGGACGAGCTGCCCCGCTGGTCGATGATCGACAAGGCGCTGGGCCTGAACTGCCCCGAGCCCGCCGAGACCTACTCGAACTCGCCGCACCTCTACGAAGAGCTGGGCATCCCCGCCGGGGCGGGCGGCGGCGTCGGCACGCCGAAGAAGTCGCAGGGCCAACGCCGCACCGGCGAACGTGAGGGCCAGAAGGCGGAACGGTCCGCGCGTAGCCGCTCCGGCGCGCCGCGGCGGCGCACCCGCGGCGGCCAGCCCGTCACCGGACACCCCGGCGGGAACGGCGCGGCCGGCACCGCCAACGGCGAAGCCGCCGCGGAGGCACCGGGCAAATCCGGGACACCCCGGCGCCGCCGCCGACGCCGCAAGCCCGCCGAAGCCGGCGCGCAGGCCAACTGA